Proteins encoded in a region of the Raphanus sativus cultivar WK10039 chromosome 8, ASM80110v3, whole genome shotgun sequence genome:
- the LOC108820069 gene encoding defensin-like protein 242 isoform X2, whose translation MKFAAVLLVSFVLFSLIDAHFSQEPVYCRSRQMFNGSCTDRGSSSATCFLDFLGARSASEMPKNCHCTPKPKNMRLCECQVVCTDCCN comes from the exons ATGAAGTTCGCTGCAGTCCTTTTGGTTTCTTTTGTCCTATTCTCTCTTATCGACGCCCACTTCTCACAAg AACCAGTTTACTGTCGTTCGAGACAAATGTTCAATGGATCATGCACAGACAGAGGCAGTTCAAGCGCCACTTGTTTCCTTGACTTCTTGGGTGCACGAAGTGCAAGTGAGATGCCTAAGAACTGCCATTGCACTCCTAAACCCAAAAACATGCGTCTTTGCGAATGTCAAGTTGTTTGCACGGATTGTTGTAACTAA
- the LOC130498626 gene encoding uncharacterized protein LOC130498626 has product MASSELQRAIENPVLELKIVSASDLSHVDATDKMDVYAVVSIHGEGTHKTQTAKTPIDYDGGFNPTWNHTVKFPCNEEAAREGRLTLKVELFNYWLERKDDLYLGEVNVSVQELFASDPRPFGHGNVHKMKSMTCPIKVKEEGSTNARLCLLYRFKPLPVDDSYPPLPQDHSLSIGQPVYPNPEPAISGQPVVFSPRFQTTTTKLILEIVIKFAKDIEDVNAFSAMDVYASVAILKDRKVKDRINTPVAFSANTNPKWNQMIKFSLDEKIAQEGRLMLLVELMSHRPFLGDKEIGFVRLPMKQLLGSNPPANGEANGMKLETHALTGPYGKKGVVSFTYRFLAEQLRVSTVPTPSTTSQPYIMYLPVSPHSYASSDPIQLTSSYVTVQQGTNAAPSNGLVPIYMSPQYQSHGYQQYSPRNLQPPPQHSQLKPLPQQPFSQSVPDTQEA; this is encoded by the coding sequence ATGGCTTCCTCAGAGTTGCAAAGAGCCATAGAGAACCCAGTTCTTGAGCTCAAAATTGTATCAGCCAGTGACCTGAGCCATGTCGATGCCACTGACAAGATGGACGTATACGCCGTCGTTTCAATTCACGGCGAAGGTACTCACAAGACGCAAACGGCTAAAACACCCATCGACTACGATGGTGGTTTTAATCCGACGTGGAATCATACCGTTAAGTTTCCGTGCAACGAAGAAGCAGCCCGTGAAGGCCGGTTAACCCTCAAGGTCGAGTTATTTAACTATTGGCTCGAACGGAAGGATGACCTTTATCTTGGAGAAGTCAATGTCTCTGTTCAGGAACTTTTTGCCTCAGATCCACGGCCGTTTGGACACGGTAACGTCCATAAAATGAAGTCTATGACTTGCCCTATCAAAGTCAAAGAGGAAGGAAGTACCAACGCAAGGTTGTGCCTCTTGTACCGGTTTAAACCACTGCCGGTTGATGATTCGTATCCTCCATTGCCTCAAGATCATTCCCTATCAATTGGTCAACCCGTTTATCCAAACCCTGAACCAGCAATATCTGGTCAGCCTGTCGTATTTTCCCCTCGGTTTCAAACCACCACGACCAAACTGATCCTAGAGATTGTGATCAAGTTTGCCAAAGACATTGAAGATGTCAACGCCTTCTCCGCTATGGACGTATATGCTTCAGTTGCGATCCTTAAGGACAGGAAAGTTAAGGACAGGATCAATACCCCTGTCGCTTTCTCCGCAAATACAAACCCGAAATGGAACCAGATGATTAAGTTTTCACTTGATGAGAAGATAGCTCAAGAAGGGCGTTTGATGCTCCTTGTGGAACTCATGAGCCATAGGCCTTTCCTTGGTGATAAGGAAATCGGATTTGTCAGACTTCCAATGAAACAACTATTAGGCTCAAACCCTCCAGCCAATGGTGAAGCTAACGGTATGAAGTTAGAAACGCACGCTTTGACGGGTCCTTACGGGAAAAAAGGTGTTGTGAGCTTCACATATAGGTTTCTTGCGGAACAACTTAGGGTTTCAACGGTTCCAACACCGTCGACAACATCCCAACCATATATCATGTATCTACCGGTCTCGCCTCATTCATACGCGTCATCAGATCCGATACAGTTGACCTCAAGTTATGTGACTGTTCAACAAGGTACAAATGCTGCGCCGAGTAACGGACTAGTGCCAATATATATGTCGCCTCAATATCAATCACATGGATATCAACAATATTCACCACGAAATCTGCAGCCACCACCACAACATTCGCAACTTAAACCACTACCTCAGCAGCCGTTCTCTCAATCAGTGCCGGATACACAAGAAGCATAA
- the LOC130498992 gene encoding uncharacterized protein LOC130498992 gives MSDAGAGTSQARGSQGGGQQVDPGRKYGTMVNNNVNHWKCIFCYKVLTAGISRLKQHLVGGHKNAKKCPICPEHVRAKLQNYMVKKAEEIAALAMQFQPAVREEDVEDVDADQPKRKGIKRKNRGPLDKFVTSMPPDVLKGAKRESLWRHSKVVL, from the exons ATGTCTGACGCTGGAGCTGGAACATCTCAAGCACGAGGGTCTCAAGGAGGAGGCCAACAAGTGGATCCGGGGAGAAAGTATGGGACCATGGTCAACAACAACGTCAACCATTGGAAGTGTATTTTCTGTTACAAGGTGCTAACTGCTGGCATTTCACGCTTGAAGCAACATCTTGTTGGAGGGCATAAGAATGCAAAGAAGTGTCCAATCTGTCCAGAACATGTTAGAGCTAAGCTGCAGAACTACATGGTGAAAAAAGCTGAAGAAATAGCAGCTCTAGCTATGCAGTTTCAACCTGCTGTGCGTGAAGAAGATGTGGAGGACGTAGATGCTGATCAGCCAAAACGCAAGGGTATCAAGAGGAAGAATCGTGGACCTCTGGATAAGTTTGTGACGTCTATGCCTCCAGACGTCTTGAAAG GAGCTAAGAGAGAAAGTTTGTGGAGGCATAGCAAGGTGGTTTTATGA
- the LOC108820069 gene encoding defensin-like protein 242 isoform X1 encodes MKFAAVLLVSFVLFSLIDAHFSQEVPVFAPIPEPVYCRSRQMFNGSCTDRGSSSATCFLDFLGARSASEMPKNCHCTPKPKNMRLCECQVVCTDCCN; translated from the exons ATGAAGTTCGCTGCAGTCCTTTTGGTTTCTTTTGTCCTATTCTCTCTTATCGACGCCCACTTCTCACAAg AGGTACCAGTTTTTGCACCAATACCAGAACCAGTTTACTGTCGTTCGAGACAAATGTTCAATGGATCATGCACAGACAGAGGCAGTTCAAGCGCCACTTGTTTCCTTGACTTCTTGGGTGCACGAAGTGCAAGTGAGATGCCTAAGAACTGCCATTGCACTCCTAAACCCAAAAACATGCGTCTTTGCGAATGTCAAGTTGTTTGCACGGATTGTTGTAACTAA